Proteins encoded within one genomic window of Sphingomonas sp. KRR8:
- a CDS encoding TonB-dependent receptor, whose translation MRVQLYLAGASLAALGLAVPAAAQTVPEPQSGPPQGTVTTGAGDSAPQGKSGDAQSGTTQSAQPSSVPQSTATETSNGDIIVTAQRRSEALQQVPIAVSAFTGQALERQQISNASDLQLSLPNVTFTKTNFTSSSFTIRGIGDLCTGFSCDQATGIHVNDMPLVSTRLFETEYFDLERVEVLRGPQGTLFGRNATSGVVNFITARPNLTKVATAASLEYGNYQSLKATGMINVPLTDTLGIRAAGYFLTRDGYTKNIFNNSRVDGRDLWAVRGSLRWKPSAGTTLDVIGYAFNENDDRSRIQKQLCHRDPTGVLGCLPDTLPFEIVNGKSTLSATLSSRQFINAAAGFNPLVAGFGLGLVDLNNAADPFFGGITNPQDLRTISADFNPTYKAKEYFVMGRLEQDLGETFSATVTGGWAKNSVDSRTDYNLLAGNSLAGNPGLVSLYQLSLAPGAIFPGGVNPFTNAARALIPNGPLGSVCTSETNLNYTGIYGGFTNRCTPGSTDYDRSQSNYRQYSVEAHVDSNFNGPFNFLLGGIYLDGRFTNSNYYVASAGLDYASGVLGAIQSLGQRAAGATFPNTFLAPPFFNSEVSDFRLKSYGVFGEAYFQASDKLKFTLGARYSNDRKRQVARAPILSWLTPFGVTDANQSPFIGLYDADASTPGNQANAIAKVRFGRVTGRLVADYQMTPNNLLYASYSRGYKSGGINPPIDPSFNVSPTFRPESIDSFEIGSKNTFAGGAVRLNLSAFYYNYKGLQLSRIVARTSVNDNTDAGIYGAEAEAVFKPAPDFLLNLTGSYLHTKIKGLSLVDPRDPSGGRSDAVIIKDLQGGANCVVTPAVAGVPAAAVNGFVGAVNGALGLNAPVPIPSTNTTGAFSLCSALQGAAANPNALLRAAFGVPTGPLPFIINEGVAQDLTGNELPQSPKWKVGGGAQYTLRFGNGMTLVPRADVNYTGSFYARSFNRPIDKVKGFTVINAQLQLNGVEDRWFVRAFVQNLTNNEAITGQFVADASSGLFTNVFTLEPRRFGMAIGAKF comes from the coding sequence ATGCGCGTGCAACTATACCTTGCCGGAGCCTCGCTCGCGGCGCTCGGATTAGCCGTCCCAGCAGCAGCTCAGACCGTCCCTGAACCGCAGTCCGGCCCGCCCCAAGGCACCGTCACAACCGGTGCCGGCGACAGCGCTCCGCAGGGCAAGAGCGGAGACGCTCAGAGTGGGACTACCCAAAGCGCCCAGCCATCCTCGGTACCGCAATCAACCGCCACCGAGACAAGCAACGGCGACATCATCGTTACCGCCCAGCGCCGTTCCGAAGCATTGCAGCAAGTGCCGATCGCCGTCTCGGCCTTCACTGGCCAGGCGCTCGAGCGGCAGCAGATCAGCAACGCCAGCGATCTTCAGCTTAGCCTTCCCAACGTCACCTTCACCAAGACCAATTTCACCTCGTCGAGCTTCACCATCCGCGGGATCGGCGATCTTTGCACCGGCTTCAGCTGCGACCAGGCGACCGGCATCCATGTCAACGACATGCCGCTGGTCTCCACCCGCTTGTTCGAGACGGAATATTTCGACCTTGAGCGCGTGGAGGTGTTGCGAGGACCACAGGGCACACTGTTCGGCCGCAATGCGACCTCGGGCGTGGTCAATTTCATTACGGCGCGGCCCAACCTTACCAAGGTCGCCACTGCTGCAAGCCTCGAGTATGGCAATTACCAGTCACTCAAGGCGACCGGCATGATCAACGTGCCGCTGACTGACACGCTGGGCATTCGCGCCGCCGGCTACTTCCTCACTCGCGACGGCTACACCAAGAACATCTTCAACAATTCGCGGGTGGATGGTCGCGACCTTTGGGCGGTGCGCGGCTCGCTGCGGTGGAAGCCGTCGGCCGGCACCACGCTTGACGTGATCGGCTACGCCTTCAACGAGAATGACGACCGCTCGCGCATTCAGAAGCAGCTCTGTCATCGCGATCCGACTGGCGTGCTCGGCTGCTTGCCCGATACCCTTCCATTCGAGATCGTGAACGGCAAGTCGACGCTGTCGGCCACTCTCTCATCACGCCAATTCATCAATGCGGCCGCGGGGTTCAATCCGCTCGTCGCCGGCTTTGGGCTGGGACTCGTTGACCTCAACAACGCCGCCGATCCCTTCTTCGGCGGAATCACCAACCCGCAGGACCTCCGCACGATCAGTGCCGACTTCAATCCGACCTACAAGGCAAAGGAATATTTCGTCATGGGCCGGCTGGAGCAGGACCTGGGCGAAACGTTCAGTGCGACGGTGACCGGCGGATGGGCCAAGAACAGCGTCGACAGCAGGACCGACTACAACCTGCTTGCCGGCAATAGCCTGGCTGGCAATCCTGGCCTGGTCAGCCTTTATCAACTCAGCCTTGCGCCTGGCGCGATCTTCCCGGGGGGTGTTAATCCGTTCACCAATGCGGCTCGGGCACTTATCCCGAATGGTCCGCTTGGCAGCGTCTGCACCTCGGAGACCAACCTCAACTACACCGGCATCTACGGCGGCTTCACCAACCGCTGCACGCCCGGCAGCACCGACTATGACCGATCGCAGTCCAACTATCGGCAATATTCGGTCGAGGCGCACGTCGATTCCAATTTCAACGGGCCGTTCAATTTCCTGCTTGGCGGCATCTACCTCGACGGCCGCTTCACCAACTCCAACTATTACGTCGCGAGCGCCGGCCTCGATTATGCCTCGGGCGTGCTGGGCGCCATCCAGTCACTTGGTCAGCGCGCTGCGGGGGCCACCTTCCCCAACACCTTCCTGGCGCCCCCGTTCTTCAATTCGGAGGTCAGCGATTTCCGCCTGAAGAGCTACGGCGTCTTCGGCGAGGCCTATTTCCAGGCGAGCGACAAGCTCAAGTTCACCCTTGGCGCGCGTTATTCGAATGACCGCAAGCGCCAGGTTGCCCGAGCGCCGATCCTCAGCTGGCTGACCCCGTTCGGCGTGACCGACGCGAACCAGTCGCCATTCATCGGCCTCTATGACGCCGATGCCTCCACTCCAGGCAACCAGGCGAATGCCATTGCCAAGGTACGGTTCGGAAGGGTCACCGGTCGCCTGGTCGCCGACTATCAGATGACGCCGAACAACCTGCTCTATGCGTCCTACTCGCGCGGCTACAAGTCGGGTGGCATCAATCCGCCGATCGATCCATCCTTCAACGTCTCGCCCACCTTCAGGCCGGAATCGATCGATTCGTTCGAGATCGGCAGCAAGAACACCTTCGCGGGCGGCGCCGTTCGGCTGAATCTCTCGGCCTTCTACTACAACTACAAGGGTTTGCAGCTCAGCCGCATCGTTGCCCGCACCTCCGTCAACGATAATACTGACGCGGGCATCTACGGGGCCGAGGCCGAAGCGGTGTTCAAGCCCGCGCCTGACTTCCTCCTCAATCTCACAGGCTCCTACCTCCATACAAAGATCAAGGGATTGAGCCTGGTCGATCCGCGCGATCCGTCCGGCGGTCGGAGCGACGCGGTGATCATCAAGGACCTGCAGGGCGGCGCCAACTGCGTGGTCACCCCCGCGGTCGCCGGCGTACCGGCGGCGGCCGTCAATGGCTTCGTCGGCGCGGTCAACGGCGCGCTTGGACTGAACGCCCCGGTGCCCATCCCCAGCACCAACACGACGGGCGCTTTCTCGCTCTGCTCGGCGCTGCAGGGTGCGGCGGCCAATCCGAACGCACTGCTGCGGGCGGCGTTCGGCGTCCCAACCGGGCCGCTGCCGTTCATCATCAATGAGGGTGTTGCCCAAGACCTTACGGGCAACGAGCTGCCGCAATCGCCCAAGTGGAAGGTCGGCGGCGGAGCACAATACACCTTGCGCTTCGGCAACGGCATGACGCTCGTTCCCCGGGCGGATGTCAACTACACCGGCAGCTTCTACGCCCGCAGCTTCAACCGGCCGATCGACAAGGTGAAGGGCTTCACCGTGATCAATGCCCAGCTTCAGTTGAACGGCGTAGAAGACCGCTGGTTCGTCCGCGCTTTCGTCCAGAACCTGACCAACAATGAGGCGATCACCGGTCAGTTCGTGGCCGACGCTTCATCCGGCCTGTTTACCAACGTCTTCACCCTTGAGCCGCGCCGCTTTGGCATGGCGATCGGCGCGAAGTTCTAG
- a CDS encoding DUF2141 domain-containing protein: MDRTLSLPLLITALVPLTGAAPATSDLTLKLDGLRNTKGTVRVCLTSDSMRFLECQKVPGAVGRSVAAVQAREISLGRVPAGTYALLVIHDENNNGKFDMTLGIPREGFGFSNNPAMRPRPPRWDEIRFALPGGPATETVRVRYVL; encoded by the coding sequence ATGGACCGCACTCTTTCCTTGCCGCTGCTGATCACCGCCCTCGTTCCGCTGACGGGTGCGGCTCCTGCGACGAGCGATCTTACCCTCAAGCTCGACGGCCTACGCAACACCAAGGGAACCGTCCGCGTCTGCCTGACCAGCGACTCTATGCGATTTCTGGAATGCCAGAAAGTGCCGGGTGCCGTCGGGCGGTCGGTAGCGGCGGTGCAGGCGAGGGAGATCTCGCTCGGCCGGGTGCCGGCGGGGACTTATGCCTTGCTGGTGATCCACGACGAGAACAACAACGGCAAATTCGACATGACCCTCGGCATTCCACGCGAGGGCTTCGGCTTCTCCAACAATCCGGCGATGCGACCGCGGCCGCCACGTTGGGACGAGATTCGGTTCGCATTGCCTGGAGGCCCGGCGACCGAGACCGTCCGGGTCCGATACGTTCTCTAA
- the crtY gene encoding lycopene beta-cyclase CrtY — translation MAAPDFDLLILGGGLAGGLTALALARRRPDLRVGIVEPGARIGGNHLWSFFESDVAPADRWLVEPLIGHRWNAYEVRFPAHSRILDQAYRTIESEALDAAVRAALPGERILRAASLTVSSTAATLDDGRTVAAAAILDARGGKAEGLQLGWQKFVGQLLHVPQGHGLGHPIVMDADVDQANGYRFVYCLPFSRTELFVEDTYYADEQDLDVGTLRDRIGDYAAAQGWQIAERTREECGQLPVLKGGDFDALWPATDLVARAGAKGAFFHPLTSYSLPDAVRFATWIATLPSFDDLGPATRSRAKAHWRRGQFDRLLSRMLFDAADPAQRYRVLERFYRLPSPLIARFYAGKSTAFDRARILTGRPPVPISRALRALKEPK, via the coding sequence ATGGCGGCCCCCGACTTCGACCTCTTGATCTTGGGCGGCGGCCTGGCAGGAGGTTTGACTGCACTCGCGCTCGCGCGGCGGCGTCCGGACCTGCGTGTCGGAATTGTCGAACCAGGTGCCCGTATCGGCGGCAATCACCTTTGGTCCTTCTTCGAGAGCGACGTTGCACCGGCTGATCGCTGGCTTGTCGAGCCACTGATCGGCCATCGCTGGAATGCATACGAAGTGCGCTTCCCGGCGCACTCCCGCATTCTCGATCAGGCATACCGCACCATCGAGAGCGAAGCGCTCGATGCAGCCGTCAGGGCCGCCCTGCCTGGCGAGCGCATCCTGCGCGCCGCCAGCCTCACCGTCAGTTCCACGGCGGCCACGCTCGACGACGGTCGTACCGTTGCGGCCGCAGCCATCCTCGACGCCCGCGGCGGCAAGGCGGAAGGGCTTCAACTCGGTTGGCAGAAGTTCGTCGGCCAGCTCCTCCACGTCCCGCAGGGCCATGGTCTCGGCCACCCCATCGTGATGGACGCAGACGTCGATCAGGCCAACGGCTACCGCTTTGTCTATTGCCTCCCCTTCAGCCGAACAGAGCTGTTCGTCGAGGACACCTACTACGCCGACGAGCAGGACCTTGATGTTGGGACTTTGCGCGATCGGATCGGTGACTATGCCGCAGCACAGGGCTGGCAGATTGCCGAACGAACCCGCGAGGAATGCGGTCAGCTGCCTGTCTTGAAGGGAGGTGACTTCGATGCCTTGTGGCCGGCCACCGACCTGGTCGCGCGTGCTGGCGCGAAGGGTGCCTTCTTCCACCCTTTGACGAGCTATTCGCTCCCCGACGCCGTTCGCTTCGCCACGTGGATCGCAACGCTGCCCAGCTTCGACGATCTCGGCCCCGCGACCCGGTCCCGGGCGAAAGCGCACTGGCGCCGCGGCCAGTTCGACCGCCTGCTCTCCCGAATGCTGTTCGACGCCGCCGATCCTGCGCAGCGCTATCGCGTGCTGGAGCGCTTCTACCGGCTTCCGTCCCCCTTGATCGCTCGCTTCTACGCGGGGAAGAGCACGGCGTTCGATCGGGCACGCATCCTGACTGGGCGCCCGCCCGTCCCTATCTCGCGCGCTCTCCGGGCGCTGAAGGAACCCAAGTGA
- a CDS encoding NAD(P)/FAD-dependent oxidoreductase gives MSEREVTNVDVLVVGAGISGIGTAWHLQTYCPDRSFAILEGRPAIGGTWDLFRYPGIRSDSDMYTLGYSFEPWTECKAIADGPSILKYVNMVADKYDIRRHIRFNHHVVSADFDSETARWTVEARLGDGATATFRCQWLHMCSGYYDYNEAYLPEFEGAKSFPGPYFHAQFWPEDLDLHGKRVVVIGSGATAVTIVPEMAKAGAGHVTMLQRSPTYMASRPSVDKAANRLRCLLGPKASYGVIRWRNVLMQQAFFQLSRRRPEFMKKLMKKGVQRELPPDYEIETHFNPAYNPWDQRVCLVPDADLFAEIRKGRVEVVTDHIDRFTAKGIRLKSGRELEADIIVAATGLKLQLLSDVAFSIDGVRQRLNEHMTYKGMMFSNVPNLSYSFGYTNASWTLKADLTSVYVTRLLNHLARTGRQIATPRQEPDVHEVPFLDFSSGYVQRALAILPKQGDRAPWKLYQNYILDRRALRRGKLEDGVMQFSQARGVAVPPRTLTKEAA, from the coding sequence ATGAGCGAGCGGGAAGTGACCAACGTCGACGTGCTGGTGGTCGGAGCCGGAATCTCCGGTATCGGCACCGCTTGGCACCTGCAAACCTATTGTCCCGACCGCAGTTTTGCCATCCTCGAGGGAAGGCCAGCGATCGGCGGAACTTGGGACCTGTTCCGTTATCCCGGCATCCGCTCTGACAGCGACATGTATACGCTCGGCTACAGCTTTGAGCCGTGGACCGAGTGCAAGGCGATCGCCGATGGACCGTCAATCCTCAAGTATGTGAACATGGTCGCGGATAAATATGATATTCGCCGTCACATCCGCTTCAACCACCATGTGGTGAGTGCCGACTTTGACAGCGAGACGGCCCGCTGGACGGTTGAGGCGCGGCTTGGTGATGGCGCAACCGCGACCTTCCGATGTCAGTGGCTGCACATGTGCAGCGGCTACTATGATTACAACGAGGCTTACTTACCCGAATTCGAGGGGGCGAAAAGCTTCCCCGGCCCTTACTTCCACGCGCAATTCTGGCCTGAGGACCTCGATCTGCACGGCAAGCGCGTAGTGGTCATCGGCAGTGGCGCAACCGCGGTGACCATCGTGCCTGAGATGGCCAAAGCTGGTGCGGGCCATGTCACCATGCTCCAGCGCTCGCCGACCTACATGGCAAGCCGTCCGTCCGTCGACAAAGCCGCTAACCGACTGCGCTGCCTGCTCGGGCCCAAGGCCAGTTACGGCGTCATCCGCTGGCGAAACGTGCTGATGCAGCAGGCCTTCTTTCAATTATCCAGGCGTCGGCCGGAATTCATGAAGAAGCTGATGAAGAAGGGTGTCCAGCGCGAGCTTCCACCCGACTACGAGATCGAAACCCACTTCAACCCTGCCTACAATCCGTGGGACCAGCGGGTATGCCTGGTGCCCGATGCTGACCTGTTCGCCGAAATCCGCAAAGGCCGGGTGGAGGTCGTAACAGACCACATCGACCGGTTCACCGCGAAGGGGATCAGGTTGAAGTCAGGACGCGAGCTTGAGGCCGACATCATCGTGGCCGCCACGGGGCTGAAGCTGCAACTCCTGAGCGACGTCGCCTTTTCAATCGACGGCGTACGCCAAAGGCTGAACGAGCACATGACGTACAAGGGCATGATGTTCAGCAACGTGCCCAACCTCAGCTACAGCTTCGGCTACACCAATGCATCCTGGACGCTGAAGGCGGACCTCACGTCCGTCTATGTCACACGGCTGCTCAACCATCTCGCCCGGACCGGTCGGCAGATCGCCACTCCCCGGCAGGAGCCGGACGTGCACGAGGTGCCGTTTCTCGATTTCAGCAGCGGCTATGTGCAGCGCGCGCTGGCCATCCTGCCAAAGCAGGGCGATCGCGCGCCTTGGAAGCTCTACCAGAACTACATCCTGGACCGGCGAGCGCTTCGGCGTGGCAAGCTTGAGGATGGCGTGATGCAGTTCAGCCAGGCGCGCGGTGTGGCTGTTCCACCACGAACACTGACAAAGGAAGCCGCATGA
- a CDS encoding DUF4010 domain-containing protein, which produces MSGVGLAHAMPLLAALAAGLMIGVERGWQQRGQPAGSRVAGVRTFALLGLTGGLSAVLGIIVHPLLTVVLAGAACTLLLLGYRREGERSITNLLAATIALGLGLLAGAGQPALAVGAAAVVTLLLAARSKLHGLLDRLDPTDVQAFARYAVIVAAVLPFLPNRQFGPYGAWNPFQLWLVAVLVTGFSFAGYIADRWVGASKGVLATALIGGAYSSTAVTASMARQLGTGSAGPFAAGIALATSVMFVRVLLLVGLLTPSTFVPFVLLVGPAALTAWGAAIWLWRRSGTAVGGSGDEASPGNPIELVPALTFVGVVAAGALLTRWAQARFGAGGTALSLFITGSFDVDAAIVTLSQLPRTAVAREVAALALAGTIFANMVLKIGIAAAYGRAKAKTAVLALLASTAVLVTGGGVAAARLF; this is translated from the coding sequence ATGAGCGGCGTCGGCCTTGCTCATGCAATGCCGCTGCTGGCGGCGCTCGCGGCAGGGCTGATGATCGGCGTGGAGCGCGGCTGGCAACAGCGAGGCCAGCCGGCGGGAAGCCGCGTGGCGGGGGTGCGGACCTTTGCCCTGCTGGGGCTGACCGGCGGGCTGTCGGCTGTTCTGGGCATCATCGTCCACCCGCTGCTGACGGTTGTTCTGGCCGGCGCCGCATGCACGCTGCTGCTGCTGGGTTATCGGCGCGAGGGTGAGCGGAGCATCACCAACCTGCTCGCAGCGACGATCGCGCTCGGGCTCGGCCTGCTGGCCGGTGCGGGCCAGCCGGCGCTTGCCGTTGGCGCTGCGGCAGTCGTGACCCTGTTGCTCGCCGCTCGAAGCAAGCTGCATGGACTGCTTGACCGGCTCGACCCGACCGATGTTCAGGCCTTTGCCCGCTATGCCGTGATCGTGGCGGCCGTGCTGCCGTTCCTGCCGAACCGGCAGTTCGGCCCCTACGGTGCGTGGAATCCGTTCCAGTTGTGGCTGGTGGCAGTGCTGGTGACCGGTTTTTCTTTCGCCGGCTATATCGCGGACCGCTGGGTTGGGGCGAGCAAGGGCGTGCTCGCGACTGCGCTGATCGGCGGAGCCTACAGCTCGACGGCGGTAACCGCATCCATGGCGCGGCAGCTCGGCACGGGTTCTGCGGGACCGTTTGCCGCCGGAATAGCGCTTGCCACCTCGGTGATGTTCGTCCGGGTGCTGCTGCTGGTGGGACTGCTGACCCCCTCGACCTTCGTGCCCTTCGTCCTCTTGGTGGGGCCAGCAGCGCTGACGGCGTGGGGAGCGGCCATTTGGCTGTGGCGGCGGAGCGGCACAGCGGTCGGAGGCAGCGGCGATGAAGCAAGTCCCGGTAATCCCATCGAACTGGTGCCTGCGCTGACCTTTGTCGGCGTGGTTGCCGCGGGCGCGCTGCTGACGCGCTGGGCGCAGGCGCGTTTCGGAGCGGGCGGTACAGCGCTTTCCCTGTTCATCACCGGCAGCTTCGACGTCGACGCGGCCATTGTCACCCTGAGCCAGCTGCCCCGGACCGCCGTTGCGCGCGAAGTTGCGGCACTGGCACTGGCCGGCACGATCTTTGCGAACATGGTACTCAAGATCGGGATCGCCGCCGCTTACGGCCGGGCAAAGGCGAAGACGGCGGTGCTTGCACTTCTGGCAAGCACCGCCGTCCTGGTGACCGGTGGCGGCGTGGCCGCCGCGCGGCTGTTCTAG
- a CDS encoding phytoene/squalene synthase family protein — protein MSAADDRARLVEAALASISVGSKSFRFASQLFDLQTRERSWLLYAWCRACDDVTDGQTLGHDAVAVNDSAARITFLYDRTAKALAGEPTGIVAFEALRTVAAECHIPAAVTADHLAGFDRDAAGWRPETEEDLLSYCYQVAGAVGVMMAHVMGVDAGDTDTLDRAADLGIAFQLANIARDIVEDARIGRVYLPNRWLAAEGLTDADLAEPRHRAALARIARRLSELADAYRRSARVGAARLPFRSRWAVLSASGIYGEIAIRAAALGPRAWDGRISTGKGEKLALVMEAFWEALWPVRPVPRTGLWTRPRHAPSAP, from the coding sequence ATGAGCGCCGCGGATGATCGCGCACGGCTGGTGGAAGCCGCCCTGGCCAGCATCTCCGTTGGCTCCAAGAGCTTCCGGTTCGCCAGCCAGCTGTTCGATCTCCAGACCCGCGAACGCAGCTGGCTGCTCTACGCCTGGTGTCGCGCTTGCGACGATGTGACCGACGGACAAACGCTTGGTCATGACGCCGTAGCAGTGAATGACAGCGCGGCGCGCATTACCTTCCTGTATGACCGAACGGCCAAGGCCCTCGCGGGCGAGCCGACCGGAATCGTCGCGTTCGAGGCGCTTCGTACTGTCGCTGCCGAATGCCACATTCCCGCTGCGGTCACTGCCGATCACCTCGCCGGGTTCGACCGCGACGCAGCCGGCTGGCGACCGGAAACGGAGGAGGACCTCCTCTCTTATTGCTACCAGGTCGCTGGCGCCGTCGGTGTGATGATGGCGCATGTCATGGGCGTGGATGCAGGCGATACTGATACCCTCGACCGCGCCGCCGACCTCGGCATTGCCTTCCAATTAGCGAATATCGCCCGCGACATTGTCGAGGATGCGCGGATCGGCCGGGTGTATCTGCCTAACCGATGGCTCGCCGCCGAGGGCCTCACCGACGCTGACTTGGCCGAGCCGCGGCACCGCGCTGCGCTTGCGCGCATTGCCCGCCGCCTGAGCGAATTGGCCGATGCTTATCGACGCTCGGCCCGGGTCGGTGCCGCTCGCCTGCCGTTCCGCAGCCGTTGGGCAGTGCTGTCCGCCAGCGGCATTTATGGTGAGATCGCTATCCGCGCGGCAGCACTCGGCCCCCGCGCATGGGATGGGCGCATCAGCACCGGGAAAGGTGAGAAACTGGCGCTCGTAATGGAGGCCTTCTGGGAAGCTTTGTGGCCAGTCAGACCTGTTCCACGGACGGGCTTGTGGACTCGCCCGCGGCACGCCCCTTCGGCGCCCTGA
- a CDS encoding SDR family NAD(P)-dependent oxidoreductase → MKLEGRVAVITGAGSGIGRGIALACTRRGCAVALADLNEDGLRETAGMIRDVKVTMHKLDVTDRAACLALPGKVAGEHGRVDMLFNNAGVAIGGTFEQVDEADFDWLMEVNFYAVVRLTRAFLPVLKQRDWARIVNVSSLFGLIAPPGNTAYCAAKFAVRGFSESLRRELEEAGSPVGVTVVHPGGINTNIARNARPPRYVTNEEAAAMDARRDEFQKFLKMSPVKAGEIIVSAVENEKPRVLVGNDAKFGALIERLAPVGYWKFLQRSMS, encoded by the coding sequence ATGAAGCTCGAGGGACGGGTGGCTGTCATCACGGGCGCTGGCAGCGGCATCGGTCGCGGTATCGCGCTTGCCTGTACCCGCCGTGGCTGTGCGGTCGCCCTCGCTGACCTCAACGAGGACGGGCTGCGCGAGACGGCCGGGATGATCCGGGACGTCAAGGTCACCATGCACAAGCTGGACGTGACTGACCGTGCCGCCTGTCTGGCTTTGCCAGGCAAGGTGGCGGGGGAGCATGGTCGTGTCGACATGCTGTTCAACAATGCGGGCGTGGCCATCGGCGGAACCTTCGAGCAGGTCGACGAGGCGGATTTCGACTGGTTGATGGAGGTCAACTTTTACGCGGTGGTGCGGCTGACCCGGGCCTTCCTACCGGTTCTGAAACAGCGGGATTGGGCGCGGATCGTCAATGTCTCAAGCCTCTTCGGACTGATCGCGCCGCCCGGAAACACAGCTTACTGCGCGGCCAAGTTTGCGGTCAGGGGCTTCTCGGAATCCCTTCGCAGGGAGCTGGAGGAAGCCGGCTCGCCCGTTGGGGTGACGGTCGTCCACCCCGGCGGGATCAACACCAACATCGCCCGCAACGCCCGACCGCCGCGGTACGTCACCAACGAGGAAGCCGCCGCGATGGACGCTCGCAGGGACGAGTTCCAGAAGTTCCTGAAGATGTCGCCGGTCAAGGCAGGCGAAATCATCGTGAGCGCGGTTGAGAACGAAAAGCCGCGCGTCCTGGTCGGCAATGATGCGAAGTTCGGCGCCCTCATCGAGCGGCTTGCACCGGTCGGCTACTGGAAATTCCTGCAGCGGAGCATGTCATGA
- a CDS encoding phytoene desaturase, giving the protein MKSAIVIGAGFGGLALAIRLQSAGIQTTVVEARDKPGGRAYVWERDGHVFDAGPTVITDPDCLQRLWQLTGHRLEDDVELVPVKPFYRLAWPDGVVFDYTNDDAELKQAMDALNPDDWAGYQRFLAYSAGVFREGYLKLGTKAFESVGDMLKAAPALAKYQAWRSVYSTVSSFVKEEHLRQALSFHTLLVGGNPMTCSSIYALIHKLERDGGVWFAKGGTNRLIAGMVRHFERIGGKVRLGDPVTAITTRGDSVTGVRTRSGWTGEADAVASNGDVVHSYGLIEGSSRGAAQVRSLKRKRFSPGLFVLHFGLEGTFPDIAHHTIMFGPRYQGLLGDIYNRGTLATDPSLYLHHPTVTDPSMAPPGCSTFYALAPVPNLGKAPVDWSSEGEKYQNVVLDILADRLIPDIRERIRTIFHYTPDDFGRDLSAHLGSAFSLEPVLWQSAWFRTHNRDDKLRNLYFVGAGTHPGAGIPGVVGSAEATAGLMLAA; this is encoded by the coding sequence GTGAAGAGTGCGATCGTTATTGGCGCGGGTTTCGGCGGACTGGCACTGGCCATTCGCCTGCAGTCGGCCGGCATCCAGACGACGGTCGTCGAGGCGCGGGACAAGCCCGGCGGCCGCGCATACGTGTGGGAGCGCGACGGTCATGTGTTCGACGCTGGCCCGACCGTCATTACCGATCCCGACTGCCTGCAGCGTCTGTGGCAACTGACTGGCCACCGACTTGAAGATGACGTTGAGCTTGTTCCAGTGAAGCCCTTCTATCGGCTTGCCTGGCCGGACGGTGTGGTGTTCGACTACACCAACGACGATGCCGAGCTGAAGCAGGCCATGGATGCGCTAAACCCGGACGATTGGGCCGGCTACCAGCGCTTCCTCGCCTACTCGGCCGGGGTATTCCGCGAAGGCTATCTCAAACTTGGCACCAAAGCGTTCGAAAGCGTCGGCGACATGCTCAAGGCCGCGCCGGCGCTGGCGAAGTACCAGGCTTGGCGTTCGGTTTACTCGACGGTGTCGAGTTTCGTTAAGGAAGAGCACCTCCGCCAGGCGCTCAGCTTTCATACTCTGCTGGTCGGCGGCAATCCGATGACCTGCTCATCCATCTACGCTCTGATCCACAAGCTGGAGCGCGATGGCGGGGTCTGGTTCGCCAAAGGCGGCACCAACCGGCTGATCGCGGGAATGGTCCGTCATTTCGAGCGGATCGGCGGAAAGGTTCGCCTCGGTGATCCGGTGACTGCAATCACGACCCGCGGCGACTCTGTCACCGGCGTTCGCACCCGCTCGGGCTGGACCGGCGAGGCTGACGCTGTCGCTAGCAATGGTGACGTGGTCCATAGCTACGGTCTGATCGAAGGCTCATCGCGCGGAGCGGCTCAGGTCCGCAGCCTGAAACGCAAGCGTTTCTCGCCCGGCCTGTTCGTGCTCCACTTTGGGCTTGAGGGCACTTTCCCCGATATCGCCCACCACACGATCATGTTCGGGCCCCGCTACCAGGGCCTGCTCGGCGACATCTACAATCGCGGGACGCTTGCGACGGACCCGTCACTCTACCTTCACCACCCGACAGTCACCGACCCGAGCATGGCGCCGCCCGGCTGCTCTACCTTCTACGCCCTTGCTCCCGTACCGAACCTGGGCAAGGCGCCGGTGGACTGGAGCAGCGAGGGTGAGAAGTATCAGAACGTCGTCCTCGACATCCTTGCCGACCGGCTGATCCCGGATATCCGTGAGCGCATTCGGACCATTTTTCACTATACACCGGACGACTTCGGCCGCGACCTGTCGGCGCACCTGGGCTCGGCCTTCAGCCTGGAGCCCGTTCTGTGGCAATCGGCCTGGTTCCGCACCCACAATCGCGATGACAAGCTCCGGAACCTTTACTTCGTTGGTGCAGGTACCCATCCGGGCGCGGGCATCCCGGGAGTGGTTGGCAGTGCGGAGGCCACTGCGGGACTGATGCTCGCCGCATGA